A stretch of the Deltaproteobacteria bacterium genome encodes the following:
- a CDS encoding SLC13 family permease encodes MIGLIRDVFSPDLIFLGMLALLMAVGIVSPAEALVGFANTEVIAIGALFVVAGAMKNTGALGFFATRVFGRIGDSPRRALVKMMVPIASISAFLNNTPIVAMFVPIVIDWARRNRVSPSRFLIPLSYATILGGLCTLIGTSTNLVVSGLMTTYKLPPMGFFELSAAGVPCAVVGLAFIALFAKRLLPNRQALMESLEEHQREYLIEMEVLSDCPLVGKRIEEAGLRHLPGLFLIRIERADEIVAPVGPEERIKVGDRLVFTGAVATIVDLQRIRGLVPAGDHREGQVGLLAGNNLCEAVVSEDSPLVGSTIRDANFRTRYGAAVVAVHRMGRRLSGKIGDIVVRAGDTLLLESSPGFVRAYRNSSDFYLISEVPESAPLRYDKAVPALLILVTLIALVTAEVLPMVTAALLAAFAVVLLGCLSIGEMRGSVDMSVLVLIAAALGVSKALEKTGVAAGIASVLVDVGAQAGPMGVLAVVYLCTLIFTEFLSNAAAAALVFPVAIAAAQQLGVDARPFAIAITIAASAAFASPIGYQTHLMVYGPGGYKFTDFLKIGIPLDILIGLVAVTVIPFFWPFQP; translated from the coding sequence ATGATTGGGCTCATCCGAGATGTCTTTTCCCCTGACCTCATCTTCCTCGGAATGCTGGCGTTGCTCATGGCCGTGGGCATTGTGTCTCCAGCCGAAGCTTTAGTCGGATTTGCCAACACGGAAGTAATCGCTATCGGCGCTCTTTTCGTAGTCGCCGGCGCGATGAAGAATACCGGCGCCTTAGGGTTTTTCGCGACACGGGTCTTCGGGCGGATTGGCGACTCACCGCGCCGGGCACTCGTCAAGATGATGGTGCCGATTGCCAGCATCTCGGCCTTTCTGAACAATACCCCGATCGTGGCTATGTTCGTGCCCATTGTGATCGACTGGGCGCGGCGGAATCGAGTGTCTCCCTCGCGATTTTTGATCCCGCTTTCTTATGCAACGATTCTTGGAGGGCTGTGCACGTTGATCGGCACCTCGACGAATCTGGTCGTCAGTGGCTTGATGACCACGTATAAGCTGCCGCCGATGGGTTTCTTCGAGCTGAGCGCGGCAGGCGTGCCGTGCGCTGTTGTCGGTCTGGCGTTTATTGCGCTCTTCGCGAAACGCTTGCTGCCGAATCGTCAGGCGTTGATGGAGAGTTTAGAGGAACACCAGCGGGAATATCTTATTGAGATGGAAGTCCTGTCCGATTGCCCGCTAGTCGGGAAACGAATTGAAGAAGCCGGGTTGCGGCATCTACCGGGACTGTTTCTGATTCGCATCGAGCGGGCGGACGAGATTGTTGCGCCGGTGGGTCCAGAAGAGCGCATCAAGGTGGGGGATCGGCTGGTGTTTACTGGCGCTGTCGCGACCATTGTCGATTTGCAGCGGATTCGAGGACTGGTCCCGGCGGGAGATCATCGAGAAGGACAAGTTGGGCTATTAGCCGGCAATAACCTGTGCGAAGCGGTGGTGTCCGAAGATTCGCCTCTGGTGGGCAGCACGATCCGCGATGCTAATTTCCGTACCCGGTATGGCGCGGCCGTGGTGGCGGTGCATCGTATGGGAAGACGACTGAGTGGGAAGATTGGGGATATTGTCGTGCGGGCTGGAGATACGCTGCTGCTCGAATCCTCTCCAGGATTTGTCCGCGCGTATCGCAACTCCTCGGATTTCTATTTGATTTCGGAGGTGCCGGAGAGTGCACCGCTGCGCTACGATAAAGCCGTGCCGGCTTTGCTCATTCTGGTGACCCTCATCGCTTTAGTGACGGCAGAGGTGCTGCCGATGGTGACGGCTGCGTTGCTGGCGGCGTTTGCCGTTGTCCTGCTAGGCTGTCTGTCGATTGGAGAAATGCGCGGGTCGGTGGACATGTCGGTGCTGGTCCTGATTGCTGCCGCCTTGGGTGTCAGCAAAGCGTTAGAGAAAACTGGGGTCGCTGCGGGGATTGCTTCAGTCTTAGTCGACGTTGGGGCACAGGCGGGACCGATGGGGGTGTTGGCTGTGGTCTATCTGTGCACGCTGATTTTTACGGAGTTTCTTTCCAATGCCGCAGCCGCAGCCCTCGTCTTTCCCGTGGCAATTGCTGCGGCGCAGCAATTGGGGGTAGATGCTCGTCCCTTTGCGATAGCGATTACCATTGCGGCTTCGGCGGCTTTTGCCTCGCCCATCGGTTATCAGACTCACCTGATGGTCTACGGGCCGGGGGGGTACAAGTTTACAGATTTTCTGAAGATTGGCATTCCGCTCGACATTCTCATTGGCCTCGTCGCTGTGACAGTGATTCCTTTCTTTTGGCCGTTCCAGCCGTAA
- a CDS encoding CopG family transcriptional regulator, with product MADKGDVTIKIPRPLYEKLQAIIADTGFHSVTEFIVYVLRDLVSTEATAAAKQGGTNKHPPEDFDAGLTAEEIRIIRKRLQDLGYL from the coding sequence ATGGCAGATAAAGGTGACGTTACGATCAAGATCCCCAGGCCGCTCTACGAAAAGTTGCAAGCGATTATCGCCGACACTGGGTTCCATTCTGTCACCGAATTCATCGTCTACGTCCTCCGTGACTTGGTATCGACCGAAGCGACCGCCGCCGCCAAGCAAGGCGGCACCAACAAACACCCCCCGGAGGACTTCGACGCTGGACTTACGGCGGAAGAAATCCGCATTATCCGCAAACGGTTACAAGACCTCGGGTATCTCTAG
- a CDS encoding TonB-dependent receptor yields MRRVVWLVVALAVWRWSMAELGAQEVQEASVPQESKNTSTEEPPSQAPTSRLNPVVVTATRTETPLQETAASVTVIGEQEIQQRQAETVAELLRTVPGVDIVQNGSRGTTTSVFLRGSESDQTLVLVDGVEVNSVTLGAGDFSTMTTENIDRIEVLRGGGGTLYGSQAIGGVINILSKRGEGTPTFSLSSEGGNGATHREVLSFSGAHGIVGFSGAVANVDTDGFRALNDGHRNFTTNGRLDVNLLPQGTLRGFFRYGDAKTGLFNNKNYLGVPDANARQLENSVLAKGEWEHALSSAFNYRFAGAYVKSSQRFFDDPDTFDPFGSGISRIPTELKIGEAQANYSWRDLSITTAGFEFKDRSAHVRSNFGGFRTEFRKNQGNFAYYLQERLRLCDERLFVTGGFRVDDNDDFGTHVTPAWSIAYLIPQTGTKLKGGYAEGFRAPNFNELFFPDFGNPDLGPEESGEWNAGFEQQFGDPRFSLEATYFSRRVKGLIEGVLIDPNNFIFQAQNLGRVEVQGLEVIPLVQLSPHLTLNGHFTFLDFDAKERRLLRRPTKHGAVQVNYQTPLVRGWDDLLNLHASVRVIGSRDDVDPQLGPRTNPMFARTDVAVSYTLPMQGAVTSSVTFYGKIENLFDRDYREVLGFRSPPLTYVAGMRLTF; encoded by the coding sequence ATGCGTCGGGTAGTATGGCTAGTCGTGGCGCTAGCGGTGTGGCGCTGGTCAATGGCGGAGCTAGGAGCGCAAGAAGTCCAAGAAGCGTCGGTCCCCCAAGAAAGTAAAAACACCTCGACTGAAGAACCGCCGTCGCAAGCGCCAACCTCGCGGTTGAATCCGGTGGTGGTGACCGCCACTCGCACCGAAACTCCGCTGCAAGAGACGGCGGCTTCCGTGACCGTCATTGGCGAGCAAGAAATCCAGCAGCGCCAAGCGGAAACCGTGGCCGAGCTGCTGCGCACGGTGCCTGGAGTCGATATCGTGCAGAACGGTTCGCGCGGAACGACGACGAGCGTCTTTCTTCGTGGCTCTGAGTCGGACCAAACCCTGGTGTTGGTCGATGGGGTCGAGGTCAACAGCGTGACGCTGGGCGCGGGGGACTTCAGCACTATGACGACCGAGAATATCGACCGCATTGAAGTGCTACGGGGTGGGGGTGGGACGCTCTACGGTTCGCAAGCCATCGGTGGTGTCATCAACATCCTCAGCAAGAGAGGAGAAGGGACACCGACCTTCAGTCTCTCTAGCGAAGGCGGTAACGGTGCCACGCATCGCGAGGTGCTGTCGTTCTCCGGTGCCCACGGCATTGTCGGCTTCTCCGGCGCGGTGGCGAACGTCGATACCGATGGATTTCGTGCCTTAAATGACGGACATCGCAACTTTACGACCAACGGACGCCTCGATGTGAACTTGCTTCCGCAAGGCACGCTGCGCGGCTTCTTCCGCTACGGCGACGCGAAAACGGGCTTGTTCAACAACAAAAATTATCTTGGCGTGCCGGATGCCAACGCTCGTCAATTGGAAAATTCCGTCTTAGCCAAGGGGGAATGGGAACATGCGCTCAGCTCCGCGTTCAATTATCGATTCGCTGGTGCCTACGTCAAAAGCAGCCAACGCTTTTTCGATGATCCCGACACCTTCGATCCGTTTGGCTCGGGCATCTCTCGTATCCCCACCGAACTGAAAATCGGCGAAGCCCAAGCCAACTATTCCTGGCGAGACCTGAGCATCACCACTGCCGGGTTCGAGTTTAAGGACCGCTCGGCGCATGTGCGCTCGAATTTCGGTGGCTTTCGCACCGAATTTAGGAAAAATCAGGGCAATTTCGCCTACTACCTCCAGGAACGGCTGCGTCTTTGCGATGAGCGGCTGTTTGTGACTGGCGGCTTCCGAGTAGATGACAACGACGATTTTGGCACGCATGTCACGCCGGCCTGGTCGATTGCCTACTTGATCCCCCAGACTGGGACGAAACTCAAAGGCGGTTACGCGGAGGGCTTTCGCGCGCCGAACTTCAACGAGTTGTTCTTTCCGGATTTTGGCAACCCCGATTTGGGGCCGGAGGAAAGCGGCGAATGGAACGCTGGGTTCGAGCAGCAGTTCGGCGACCCCCGCTTTTCTCTGGAAGCGACGTATTTCTCTCGTCGCGTGAAAGGCTTGATCGAAGGCGTGCTGATCGATCCGAACAATTTTATTTTCCAGGCGCAAAACCTCGGGCGGGTCGAGGTCCAGGGACTGGAAGTCATTCCGCTGGTGCAGCTCTCGCCGCATCTGACGTTGAACGGTCACTTCACCTTTTTGGATTTCGATGCCAAAGAGCGCCGTCTGCTCCGTCGCCCGACGAAACATGGGGCCGTGCAAGTAAACTACCAGACTCCGCTGGTGCGTGGCTGGGACGATCTACTCAACCTGCATGCCAGCGTCCGAGTCATTGGCAGCCGTGACGATGTCGATCCACAACTCGGACCGCGCACCAATCCGATGTTCGCGCGCACGGACGTGGCGGTGTCGTACACCTTGCCGATGCAGGGGGCGGTGACATCATCCGTGACCTTCTATGGAAAGATCGAAAACCTTTTCGATCGCGACTATCGGGAGGTGTTGGGCTTCCGCTCGCCACCGTTGACCTATGTGGCGGGGATGCGCCTGACGTTTTAG